In Syntrophales bacterium, the following proteins share a genomic window:
- the rpsI gene encoding 30S ribosomal protein S9, producing MVAVEKRYYATGKRKTAIARVYMKKGMGNWIINKRSLDEYFPRETLKYIIQQPLELVGQTGKFDFYINVRGGGISGQAEAIRHGIAKALVEYDSELRSILKKEGFLTRDPRVKERKKYGQPGARKRYQYSKR from the coding sequence ATGGTTGCGGTAGAAAAAAGATATTATGCCACAGGAAAGAGAAAAACGGCAATTGCCCGGGTTTACATGAAAAAGGGTATGGGTAACTGGATAATAAACAAACGTTCGTTAGATGAATATTTCCCTAGAGAAACCTTAAAATACATTATCCAGCAACCACTGGAGCTCGTGGGGCAGACAGGAAAATTCGATTTCTATATCAATGTTCGCGGTGGAGGTATTTCCGGTCAGGCTGAAGCGATAAGACATGGCATAGCGAAGGCGCTGGTTGAATACGACAGTGAATTGAGAAGTATCCTAAAAAAAGAAGGGTTTTTAACTCGAGACCCCCGGGTGAAGGAAAGAAAAAAATACGGTCAGCCTGGAGCAAGGAAGCGGTACCAGTACTCCAAGCGCTAA
- a CDS encoding TolC family protein has protein sequence MLRILIATLLVHTLALPGHTEVLPEIRYGEKLALSRLIEIALRKHPTLVAASNNTVAAETRIDLAKSNLYPQLNWSNSVQRIDPYHTPKGKIPATTGDVYNNYTTSINVSQNIYDFKRTGTQIEIQKMNAKAANFELEATKKKIILGVRQAYYNLLKASHQRSVAVETVNQFQQHLEQARKLFEVGMRPKIDVTKAEVDLSNARLNLLKAENTLKLAIASLNSAIGCPDAPEYTVEDDTNYTAEVISFEEALKTAYENRPDLKAQLARVEANRQAITLAKTGYLPTITGTASIGYGGQQFPIDEGWSVAASLNIPLFSGFSTTYEIQESLANLEVARANAENLRQSIYLEVRQAYLNINEALGRIENARIAIQQAEENRELVIGRYNAGLGNSIEVADAIAAASNAKLNYWSAFYDLKSEIAALEKAMGK, from the coding sequence GTGTTAAGAATCTTAATAGCAACATTACTCGTTCACACACTTGCATTACCGGGACACACAGAGGTTTTACCGGAGATAAGGTATGGCGAAAAGTTAGCTCTTTCCCGTCTAATTGAAATTGCACTTAGAAAACATCCCACTTTAGTTGCTGCTTCAAACAACACTGTTGCCGCTGAAACCAGAATAGATCTGGCAAAATCTAACCTCTATCCGCAATTAAACTGGTCAAATTCGGTTCAACGCATTGATCCTTATCATACCCCGAAAGGGAAAATTCCAGCCACAACTGGTGACGTCTACAATAACTACACCACCTCTATCAATGTGAGCCAAAACATATACGATTTCAAGAGAACAGGGACGCAAATTGAAATTCAAAAAATGAATGCAAAGGCGGCAAATTTTGAACTTGAAGCAACAAAGAAAAAAATCATCCTTGGTGTTCGTCAGGCATATTACAATCTCCTCAAAGCAAGCCACCAGCGAAGCGTTGCAGTAGAAACAGTAAATCAATTCCAACAACATCTGGAACAGGCCCGCAAGTTATTCGAGGTCGGAATGCGGCCCAAAATAGATGTCACAAAGGCCGAAGTTGACCTTAGCAATGCACGCCTGAATCTTCTCAAAGCTGAGAACACCCTTAAACTAGCCATAGCCTCTTTGAATTCAGCCATAGGTTGTCCGGATGCACCAGAGTACACAGTAGAGGACGACACAAACTATACAGCAGAAGTTATCTCGTTCGAAGAAGCACTGAAAACTGCATACGAAAACCGGCCCGATTTAAAGGCTCAACTGGCCAGAGTAGAAGCAAACAGGCAAGCAATTACATTGGCTAAAACAGGATACCTTCCCACTATAACAGGTACTGCAAGCATCGGTTATGGTGGGCAACAGTTCCCCATTGATGAGGGCTGGTCCGTGGCGGCCAGTCTAAACATACCCTTATTCAGTGGATTTTCCACGACGTACGAAATTCAAGAATCTCTGGCGAATCTCGAAGTTGCCAGAGCAAATGCGGAAAACCTTCGACAGAGTATTTACCTAGAAGTTCGCCAGGCTTACTTGAACATAAACGAAGCGCTAGGGCGCATCGAAAATGCAAGAATTGCCATACAGCAAGCAGAAGAAAACCGTGAATTGGTTATAGGCCGATACAATGCAGGACTAGGAAACTCTATAGAGGTGGCAGACGCCATCGCAGCGGCCAGCAATGCAAAGTTAAACTACTGGTCTGCCTTTTACGACCTTAAATCAGAGATAGCAGCCTTAGAAAAAGCAATGGGAAAATGA
- a CDS encoding diguanylate cyclase encodes MALSKNKIKSLVKTTDMLCASFTLKEAYEVMGRELSRLFEAGAFYRFNALKSLLELVVSWGYTPHSTIFTTSDCLAIRRSRPHLVAGSLKEIPCGHCSGENDGRMSMCLPMNVHGEFIGLLHFRSNPPPNYSNRGIETFEQLCLITAQQIRLALMNLKLREDITLISTKDPLTGLVNRRHVEPTLELELRKAKRQEKPVGMMFIDIDHLGRINRNYGFEEGERIIKDLAALLNIVKRDEDIACRWGADEFIVILPGVSLESTKRRAENIREMLKDRAEYEHSRHLKRITLSIGVAAFPEHGETAQDLIQSVRLALEKAKREGRDRVTVAEY; translated from the coding sequence ATGGCCCTTTCAAAAAACAAAATCAAGAGTCTTGTTAAAACGACAGATATGCTATGCGCTTCTTTTACACTGAAAGAGGCGTATGAAGTCATGGGCAGAGAATTGTCTCGACTCTTCGAAGCCGGTGCTTTTTATAGATTTAACGCTTTAAAATCCCTGCTAGAATTGGTAGTAAGTTGGGGCTATACACCACACAGCACCATTTTTACGACATCTGATTGCCTGGCAATCCGAAGGAGCAGACCTCACCTCGTTGCCGGATCACTTAAAGAAATACCATGTGGTCACTGCTCCGGTGAAAACGACGGACGGATGTCTATGTGCCTTCCCATGAATGTCCATGGAGAATTTATAGGTCTCCTTCACTTTAGGAGCAACCCACCACCCAATTATTCGAATAGGGGAATTGAAACGTTTGAGCAACTCTGCCTGATAACAGCACAACAGATTCGTCTCGCCCTGATGAATTTAAAATTACGGGAAGACATAACTCTGATCTCAACCAAAGATCCTCTGACAGGTCTAGTTAATCGTCGGCATGTGGAACCTACACTAGAATTGGAACTTAGAAAAGCTAAAAGACAGGAAAAACCTGTGGGTATGATGTTTATCGACATCGACCACTTGGGAAGAATAAATCGTAATTATGGTTTTGAAGAGGGAGAGCGAATAATCAAAGATTTAGCTGCACTTCTCAACATCGTAAAAAGGGATGAAGATATAGCCTGTCGGTGGGGAGCAGATGAGTTTATTGTTATACTACCCGGCGTATCTTTGGAATCTACGAAAAGAAGGGCGGAAAACATAAGGGAAATGTTAAAAGACAGGGCAGAATACGAACACAGTAGGCATTTGAAGAGAATAACCCTTTCCATTGGCGTAGCCGCTTTCCCGGAACATGGTGAAACAGCACAAGACCTGATACAGTCCGTACGGCTTGCCCTTGAAAAAGCGAAACGGGAAGGGAGAGATAGAGTGACTGTAGCTGAATATTGA
- the cysS gene encoding cysteine--tRNA ligase, translating to MAIKIYNTLSRSKEEFKPLTPGKVGIYTCGITAYDYCHIGHARSAVVFDVITRYFRYRGYDVKYVKNFTDVDDKIIEKAQTLGTSIGEITEKFIAEHDRDMEALGVMKPTVSPRATENIDGMIELIKKLLDKNLAYVVDGDVYFAVDNFPCYGKLSGRSLEEMMAGARVEVNVRKKNPLDFALWKASKEGEPSWESPWGRGRPGWHIECSVMSQRFLGETFDIHGGGEDLIFPHHENEIAQSEGATGKPLARYWVHNGFVRVKSEKMSKSLGNIVTIRDILERYHPEVLRLFIISSHYRSPIDFSPEALSEARMGMERLYNTLKSIKDALSEDTYEEESQLELTEEDRNLLEKLDHIRESFIEAMDDDFNTARALGFLFDTARSVNSYIGKVSKPCTASQRNVLKRCQSLFQELGQIFGIFNEDPDDYFRKDREREAKHRNIDLNEIEKLLEERHQARLKKDWVKADEIRQKLLEKGITLKDTPKGTEWGFV from the coding sequence ATGGCCATAAAAATCTACAACACGCTATCACGGAGTAAAGAAGAATTCAAACCATTGACCCCTGGCAAAGTGGGCATCTATACATGTGGAATTACGGCTTACGATTATTGCCACATAGGCCATGCCCGCTCAGCAGTTGTCTTTGACGTGATCACCCGGTACTTTCGTTACAGGGGTTATGATGTAAAATACGTGAAGAATTTCACCGACGTGGATGACAAAATCATAGAAAAAGCACAAACCTTAGGAACATCCATTGGCGAGATCACAGAGAAATTCATAGCCGAACACGACAGGGATATGGAGGCCCTAGGCGTGATGAAACCCACAGTTTCACCAAGGGCCACAGAAAACATAGACGGCATGATTGAACTTATCAAGAAATTACTGGATAAAAACCTCGCCTATGTGGTGGATGGTGATGTGTACTTTGCCGTCGATAATTTCCCCTGCTACGGTAAGCTCTCAGGGAGAAGTCTCGAGGAGATGATGGCCGGGGCCAGGGTAGAAGTAAATGTAAGGAAAAAGAATCCCCTCGATTTTGCCCTCTGGAAAGCGAGCAAAGAAGGTGAACCAAGTTGGGAGAGTCCTTGGGGAAGGGGACGTCCCGGTTGGCATATAGAGTGCTCCGTAATGAGTCAGCGTTTTCTTGGCGAGACATTCGACATACACGGAGGCGGCGAGGACCTCATCTTTCCCCATCATGAGAATGAGATTGCCCAGTCAGAAGGTGCAACGGGAAAACCGCTCGCTCGATATTGGGTTCACAACGGTTTTGTCCGGGTGAAAAGTGAAAAGATGTCAAAATCCCTCGGTAATATCGTGACAATTCGCGACATACTCGAACGCTATCATCCTGAGGTGTTACGATTATTCATTATATCGAGTCACTACCGCAGCCCCATTGATTTTTCCCCTGAAGCACTGTCAGAAGCCCGCATGGGGATGGAAAGACTCTACAATACTTTGAAATCCATAAAAGATGCCCTTTCCGAAGATACATATGAAGAAGAATCTCAACTGGAACTCACAGAAGAGGACCGTAATCTCCTAGAAAAACTAGACCATATACGTGAATCCTTCATAGAAGCTATGGACGATGACTTCAACACCGCCCGAGCACTTGGTTTCTTGTTCGACACCGCACGAAGCGTTAACAGTTACATAGGAAAAGTTTCAAAACCCTGCACAGCATCTCAAAGGAATGTGCTCAAGAGATGCCAGAGTTTATTCCAGGAACTGGGGCAGATCTTTGGTATCTTCAATGAGGATCCTGACGATTACTTTAGGAAAGATCGGGAGAGAGAAGCAAAACATCGAAACATCGATCTGAACGAGATCGAAAAACTGCTGGAAGAACGTCATCAAGCAAGACTGAAAAAGGATTGGGTTAAAGCAGATGAGATCCGCCAAAAACTACTCGAGAAGGGTATCACATTAAAGGATACCCCCAAAGGAACGGAATGGGGTTTTGTGTAA
- a CDS encoding efflux RND transporter periplasmic adaptor subunit produces the protein MGTRITRKRIFYLTSTVLLLLGTILFFYRCNNANPRLFRTEKVARGDIQSVITATGKVDAVTTVIVGAQLSGMIKELHVDYNSKVKKGQLLARIDPALYEAQVEQARANLLLAKANLEKAEAQARDAQRTLSRYEKLIEKNFISRSELDTAMTNLETAEAQVKAAKAQYEQAKASLKTAETNLRYTQIRSPVDGIVISRNVDVGQTVTASLQTPTLFSIAQDLTKMQVVASVAEADIGRVKTGQPVQFTVDAYPDHVFEGKVHEVRNAPINVQNVVTYEVIARVENSDLKLKPGMTANVSIITNAKKNVPKVPNTALRFRMPDEIRKKLRKTNYESEKRTGVWILTPSGPKRVAVKTGISDMNYTEVLSGELKEGDEVIVDVLVKKKDSAVQPRFIR, from the coding sequence ATGGGCACACGTATAACCCGAAAACGTATATTTTACCTTACCTCCACCGTCTTACTACTTTTAGGAACCATTCTATTTTTTTACAGATGCAACAATGCAAACCCTCGGTTATTCCGCACTGAAAAAGTTGCGAGAGGCGATATCCAGTCTGTCATTACAGCTACAGGAAAAGTTGACGCGGTAACCACTGTTATTGTCGGAGCCCAGCTTTCTGGAATGATAAAGGAGCTCCACGTGGACTATAACAGCAAAGTCAAAAAAGGCCAGCTCTTAGCTAGAATAGATCCGGCTCTTTATGAAGCCCAAGTTGAGCAGGCTCGGGCAAACTTACTTCTCGCAAAGGCCAACCTAGAGAAAGCGGAGGCCCAAGCTAGGGACGCACAAAGGACACTTTCCCGGTATGAAAAGCTGATAGAGAAAAACTTTATATCAAGAAGCGAACTCGATACCGCCATGACAAATCTAGAAACAGCAGAAGCTCAGGTAAAGGCAGCAAAAGCTCAATACGAGCAAGCCAAGGCTTCCCTTAAAACGGCCGAGACCAACCTTCGCTACACTCAGATACGGTCTCCAGTGGACGGGATAGTGATTTCCAGAAATGTGGATGTAGGACAAACGGTAACTGCCAGTCTACAGACCCCTACCCTCTTCAGTATTGCTCAGGATCTAACAAAGATGCAGGTGGTTGCTAGTGTAGCAGAAGCGGATATTGGGAGAGTGAAAACCGGACAACCCGTCCAGTTCACAGTTGATGCATACCCAGATCACGTATTCGAAGGTAAAGTCCACGAAGTTCGGAATGCTCCAATAAATGTCCAGAACGTTGTTACCTACGAAGTTATAGCGCGAGTGGAAAACAGTGACCTTAAGCTTAAACCTGGCATGACAGCCAATGTATCTATTATCACAAATGCTAAGAAAAATGTTCCCAAAGTCCCAAATACAGCTCTTAGGTTTCGCATGCCCGATGAAATTAGAAAAAAATTGAGAAAAACTAACTACGAAAGTGAAAAGAGAACAGGAGTGTGGATCTTAACTCCCAGTGGTCCGAAACGGGTAGCTGTTAAAACAGGCATCAGCGACATGAACTATACAGAAGTCCTGTCGGGAGAACTTAAAGAAGGTGATGAAGTTATAGTGGACGTTCTCGTAAAAAAGAAAGATTCAGCCGTGCAACCACGCTTCATTAGGTGA
- the rplM gene encoding 50S ribosomal protein L13 translates to MKKTTIFAKKGEVEKNWYVVDAQGKVLGRLASKIAAILRGKHKPIYTPHVDTGDFVIVINADKIVLTGKKNKDKIYYHHSRYPGGLKSTPAWIMLEKKPEEVVRLAVKGMLPKNPLGRAMLRKLKVYRGGAHPHAAQCPKVLNI, encoded by the coding sequence ATGAAAAAAACCACAATTTTTGCGAAAAAGGGAGAGGTTGAAAAAAACTGGTACGTTGTAGATGCCCAGGGCAAGGTACTGGGAAGACTGGCAAGCAAGATCGCTGCAATCCTGCGTGGTAAACATAAACCGATTTATACCCCCCACGTGGACACAGGGGATTTTGTCATTGTGATAAATGCCGATAAAATAGTGCTCACGGGTAAGAAAAATAAAGACAAAATCTATTACCATCATTCCCGTTATCCAGGGGGACTTAAATCAACACCAGCGTGGATAATGTTGGAAAAGAAACCAGAAGAAGTGGTGAGATTAGCAGTAAAGGGAATGCTTCCCAAAAACCCTCTTGGCAGAGCTATGCTAAGGAAACTCAAGGTTTACAGGGGTGGTGCTCACCCACACGCAGCACAATGCCCAAAAGTACTTAACATCTAG
- the argC gene encoding N-acetyl-gamma-glutamyl-phosphate reductase produces the protein MVKVAIYGASGYTGQELLRLLLYHPHVEVTAVTSRRYADYPVSHVFPIFTGVTTLHFENAPPESVASRCDIVFLALPHAVSMTVAETFLKAGCRVVDLSADFRLRNRETYEHWYEPHKTPHLLSQAVYGIPEIYRIHIREAQLVANPGCYPTSIILGLAPLVAHRLIETKGIIIDSKSGVSGAGREPTVTSLFCEVDEDFRAYKVASHRHTPEIEQELSRLAGTDVEVNFTPHLLPLSRGILSTMYANLKEFWSTDEIVNLYREFYKNEKFIRVYEKGKLPAISSVRGSNFCDIGITVDTRTNRVIIISVIDNLIKGASGQAIQNMNIMCGFEEDSGLRVMPLYP, from the coding sequence ATGGTAAAGGTTGCCATTTATGGAGCTTCTGGCTATACAGGACAGGAGTTATTGAGGTTATTACTTTACCATCCCCACGTTGAGGTTACTGCTGTAACATCTAGACGCTATGCAGATTATCCTGTTTCCCATGTGTTCCCCATTTTCACAGGGGTTACTACCCTCCATTTTGAAAACGCCCCCCCTGAATCAGTGGCTTCCCGATGCGACATCGTGTTTCTTGCCCTACCCCATGCTGTTTCCATGACAGTTGCGGAGACCTTTCTGAAGGCGGGGTGCAGGGTAGTGGATTTAAGCGCTGACTTTCGCCTACGCAACAGAGAAACATACGAACACTGGTATGAACCCCACAAGACTCCCCACCTCTTATCCCAGGCAGTTTACGGAATCCCAGAAATCTATAGGATTCACATCCGAGAAGCTCAATTAGTGGCCAATCCTGGATGCTACCCTACCAGCATTATCCTGGGATTGGCTCCCTTAGTTGCTCATCGGTTAATCGAAACCAAAGGAATAATCATAGATTCTAAATCCGGTGTCAGTGGAGCAGGACGAGAACCAACCGTAACTTCTCTTTTCTGCGAGGTCGATGAAGATTTCCGTGCTTACAAAGTGGCTAGCCACCGGCATACACCAGAAATCGAGCAGGAACTGAGCAGACTCGCAGGTACAGATGTGGAAGTCAATTTTACCCCTCATCTATTGCCTCTGTCCCGAGGTATATTGAGTACCATGTACGCAAACCTAAAAGAGTTCTGGAGCACCGATGAGATTGTCAATCTGTACAGAGAATTCTATAAAAATGAAAAATTCATACGCGTTTATGAGAAGGGAAAACTACCTGCTATTTCTTCCGTTCGCGGTTCCAATTTCTGTGACATTGGTATCACCGTCGATACCAGAACAAACAGGGTTATAATAATTTCGGTCATCGATAACTTGATAAAGGGAGCCTCTGGCCAAGCCATCCAAAATATGAACATAATGTGCGGTTTTGAAGAGGATAGTGGGCTTAGAGTTATGCCTCTTTATCCGTGA
- a CDS encoding response regulator: MIEKSIRVLLVEDSDDDVFLIISQLKRGGYAPEVKVVRTLPEFQDALKYKWDLILCDFTLQDFDGLQALKVYREAGIDIPFIVVSGRIDEETAVKAMRWGAHDYVMKDRMVRLLPVIEREMREARVRAEKKIEAEKFISQAKQDWENIFQSIGHPTIVLNPEFRITAANREAVLLAGETLSPLLGKLCYEVFHRSTHPPENCPVRRYFALGDVEETKIRTPTGVYLLKITPIVKDGKVHSFIHVATDMTRREQAEKMQALLFEAIGQCEEGVCITDCDARILYVNNYLEKVTGYKKDEVLGQYVGILCNFKEPPIFQELQRVLEKGETWSVRSTSYNKAGMPYEAAVTVSPVFDEEGKVTNYVLVMRDITQTVLAERQIEQAKKLDALATLAGGLAHEFNNILMTIQGHASLMLMGTDKRHPNYERLMSIVNVVQRGATLTAQLVGMAGVGKYELKPVNMNDILKAKLHTFSKERKGIQVFEKYELDPWLVEVDRAQMELVVDCLLNNAVWAMPTGGRLYVETKNVSVDSTLGKSHGVGPGDYFLVTVRDTGIGMDEKTQERIFDPFYSIKNFSQSKGLGLSVVYGVVKAHGGNITVKSKPGEGSTFSIFLPALVDEKMNGRDVAREQSGESKTILVVDDELTVVEVTREMLSGMGYKVITATNGEEAIKIYRESMGKIDLVLLDIIMPGMNGEKVLESLLEIDPRCCVLLTSGYSFDETARKLLNRGARLFLQKPYRFEDLKEKVKMVLAESKH; this comes from the coding sequence ATGATCGAAAAAAGCATCCGTGTTCTCCTAGTTGAGGACAGTGATGATGATGTTTTCTTAATCATCTCTCAGCTAAAGAGAGGTGGTTATGCACCGGAGGTTAAAGTTGTTAGAACCCTGCCGGAATTCCAAGACGCGCTAAAGTACAAGTGGGACCTTATACTTTGTGATTTTACGCTTCAGGATTTTGATGGACTTCAGGCCTTGAAAGTGTACAGAGAAGCGGGAATCGACATTCCATTTATCGTGGTGTCCGGGAGGATAGATGAGGAAACAGCAGTCAAAGCGATGAGGTGGGGAGCTCATGACTATGTCATGAAGGATAGAATGGTGCGCCTTCTTCCAGTTATAGAGAGAGAGATGAGGGAAGCCCGGGTTAGGGCGGAAAAGAAGATAGAAGCGGAAAAATTCATATCCCAGGCCAAACAGGACTGGGAAAATATATTCCAGTCTATAGGACACCCCACAATAGTTCTTAACCCTGAATTTAGGATAACAGCAGCGAATAGGGAAGCAGTGTTATTGGCGGGGGAAACGTTGAGTCCTCTTTTGGGGAAGTTGTGCTACGAGGTTTTTCATAGGAGTACCCATCCACCTGAGAATTGTCCCGTTCGGAGGTATTTCGCTTTGGGTGATGTGGAAGAAACGAAAATTAGAACTCCTACGGGTGTTTATCTTTTAAAAATAACTCCTATTGTAAAAGATGGTAAAGTCCACAGTTTTATTCACGTGGCCACAGACATGACCAGGCGTGAGCAGGCTGAAAAAATGCAGGCCTTACTTTTCGAAGCAATAGGGCAGTGTGAAGAGGGAGTCTGCATAACAGACTGCGATGCACGTATCCTTTATGTTAACAATTATTTGGAAAAGGTTACGGGCTATAAAAAAGATGAAGTTTTGGGACAGTATGTGGGAATTTTATGTAATTTCAAAGAACCACCTATATTTCAGGAGTTGCAGCGTGTTTTGGAGAAAGGCGAAACGTGGAGTGTAAGATCAACATCCTACAACAAGGCTGGCATGCCATACGAAGCAGCTGTTACAGTTTCACCTGTTTTTGATGAAGAGGGCAAGGTTACCAATTATGTGTTGGTAATGAGGGATATAACTCAGACTGTGCTTGCCGAAAGGCAGATCGAGCAGGCCAAGAAGTTGGATGCCCTTGCTACTTTGGCAGGTGGTTTAGCCCATGAGTTCAACAACATTCTGATGACGATTCAGGGTCATGCCTCACTGATGCTTATGGGAACAGACAAACGCCATCCCAATTATGAGAGGCTCATGTCCATAGTAAATGTTGTTCAAAGAGGAGCAACATTGACAGCTCAACTTGTAGGAATGGCAGGGGTGGGTAAGTATGAATTAAAGCCTGTGAATATGAACGACATTTTAAAGGCTAAGTTGCACACTTTCTCTAAGGAGCGGAAGGGTATCCAGGTGTTTGAGAAGTATGAACTAGATCCATGGTTGGTCGAGGTGGATCGGGCACAGATGGAGCTAGTTGTTGACTGTCTGTTAAATAATGCGGTTTGGGCAATGCCCACGGGGGGTAGACTGTACGTGGAAACAAAAAATGTGAGCGTTGATAGTACATTAGGAAAGTCACATGGTGTTGGGCCTGGTGATTATTTTCTCGTTACCGTGAGAGATACAGGTATTGGAATGGATGAAAAGACTCAGGAAAGGATATTTGACCCTTTTTATTCAATTAAAAACTTTAGCCAATCGAAGGGTTTGGGACTTTCAGTAGTCTACGGGGTGGTGAAAGCTCATGGGGGTAACATAACTGTCAAAAGCAAGCCAGGTGAGGGTTCCACCTTTTCTATCTTTCTGCCAGCGTTGGTGGATGAAAAAATGAACGGGCGAGATGTGGCAAGAGAACAAAGTGGGGAGAGTAAAACTATACTTGTGGTGGATGATGAGCTAACGGTGGTGGAAGTCACAAGAGAGATGCTTTCGGGAATGGGATACAAGGTGATCACGGCTACGAATGGTGAGGAAGCCATAAAGATTTACAGAGAGAGTATGGGAAAGATAGACCTTGTGCTTCTGGATATCATAATGCCCGGTATGAACGGTGAAAAGGTTTTGGAAAGTCTCCTAGAGATTGATCCCCGGTGCTGCGTTTTACTTACAAGTGGTTACAGCTTTGACGAGACGGCAAGAAAGCTTCTGAACAGAGGAGCACGCCTGTTTCTTCAGAAACCTTACCGTTTTGAAGATCTCAAAGAGAAGGTAAAAATGGTACTTGCGGAGAGTAAGCATTAG
- a CDS encoding metallophosphoesterase yields MEIVYLSDIHDDFDSVRNLLNCSDADLYIVSGDLLDRPFFTEEATIRYRQCEQLTYKLRQRLGLRNIRRENLKEILIDRKDISDKDWKIIQTLEELTIRGRRAAHQKYKVLESVLRMKKENLVLCLPGNHDMDLQYTSLHTRDLHRHWYQVGHFRIAGYGGADTYTPGIPSQYIVKYRGDQGKSEMLRFFNEIKPDIVVTHKPPFGILDFRTFGGESGSLELLRFCEENSVLLCLSGHIHEHWGFEEHRGTVFLNPSNFGTIVSGGKLLEGGVFFKITVDEHGLSNITLAKLENKNTVDMVNLRKEGSCWQRKVLNREHFGEFLRRIPISPKESSVPTIRQRLIKNMNHFFKNSQENDNLLLPLLSKVSNLEHHFDVSIGVEFLGEVRPFAKSGVVFYFSGSKDPSEIKKKIYEETSIIRDVYLVDVIDLNEVKNAIQKRDYEDHSLLLFAAYHTFGTTIKKGQVEQIEDHLERDGMFKGEIEGSGNAYLEIFINSLETSESLKDFYSKMESLGITVPESFQKIIAGYYNGPFKKQNQESC; encoded by the coding sequence ATGGAGATTGTTTATCTTTCTGACATTCATGACGACTTCGACAGTGTGAGAAACCTACTTAACTGTAGTGATGCAGACCTATACATAGTTTCTGGAGATCTTCTCGATCGTCCCTTCTTCACAGAGGAAGCTACAATCAGGTACAGACAGTGCGAGCAGTTAACATACAAACTCAGACAACGTTTAGGATTACGCAATATCAGAAGAGAGAATTTAAAAGAAATCCTCATCGATCGGAAAGACATATCCGACAAAGATTGGAAAATTATTCAAACCCTTGAAGAGCTGACTATCCGTGGTCGTCGCGCTGCTCATCAGAAGTACAAAGTCCTGGAAAGCGTCCTAAGAATGAAAAAAGAAAATTTGGTTCTGTGCCTTCCGGGAAACCACGACATGGATTTACAGTATACATCCCTCCATACGAGAGATTTGCACCGACACTGGTATCAAGTAGGTCATTTTAGAATAGCTGGTTATGGTGGTGCAGATACTTACACACCGGGTATTCCCTCCCAGTACATAGTAAAGTACAGAGGCGATCAGGGTAAAAGTGAAATGCTACGTTTCTTCAATGAAATTAAACCCGATATAGTGGTTACTCATAAACCCCCATTCGGTATACTTGATTTCAGAACATTTGGGGGTGAAAGTGGCTCGTTAGAACTTCTCCGTTTCTGTGAAGAAAACAGTGTCCTTCTATGTCTAAGCGGCCACATACACGAACACTGGGGCTTTGAAGAACACAGAGGTACCGTTTTTCTTAACCCTTCCAATTTCGGAACAATTGTCTCCGGTGGCAAATTGTTGGAAGGAGGGGTTTTTTTTAAAATCACAGTGGATGAACATGGTCTCTCCAATATAACCCTGGCGAAACTGGAAAACAAAAATACCGTAGACATGGTAAACTTAAGAAAAGAAGGTTCCTGCTGGCAAAGAAAGGTATTAAACAGAGAACACTTCGGCGAATTTCTGCGTAGAATCCCAATAAGCCCGAAGGAATCAAGTGTACCTACTATTCGTCAGCGTCTTATCAAAAACATGAACCACTTTTTTAAGAATTCGCAGGAAAACGACAATTTGTTACTCCCCCTTCTGTCAAAAGTTTCCAACTTAGAACACCATTTTGATGTTAGTATTGGTGTAGAATTCTTAGGCGAAGTACGCCCCTTCGCAAAGTCAGGCGTAGTCTTTTACTTTTCTGGAAGTAAAGATCCAAGCGAAATCAAAAAGAAAATCTACGAAGAAACATCCATTATAAGAGATGTGTACCTTGTGGATGTAATCGATCTCAATGAAGTGAAAAACGCTATACAAAAAAGAGATTACGAAGATCACTCTCTTCTGTTATTCGCAGCATATCACACATTTGGGACCACCATCAAAAAAGGTCAAGTAGAACAGATTGAGGATCATCTTGAGCGGGATGGTATGTTCAAGGGTGAAATTGAGGGATCTGGAAACGCCTACCTGGAAATATTTATAAACTCACTCGAAACTTCTGAAAGCCTAAAAGATTTTTACTCAAAAATGGAATCGCTGGGTATCACAGTGCCCGAGTCATTCCAGAAGATAATTGCTGGGTACTACAATGGCCCTTTCAAAAAACAAAATCAAGAGTCTTGTTAA